In Streptomyces chartreusis, the following proteins share a genomic window:
- a CDS encoding 4-hydroxybenzoate 3-monooxygenase has translation MRTTVGIIGAGPAGLLLARLLHNAGIDSVVLESRDRAYVEHRQRAGILEQGTVDVLRAAGAGERMDREGLPHDGIELRYDRKRHRVDFTALTGGRSVMVYAQTEVCKDLIALQSKEGGPLLFEAEALAVEGADTAAPRVRFRRDGVEDVLECDYVVGCDGFWGVARRAIPEELVRVFERTYPFGWLGILADVAPSHDELVYARHDRGFALLSMRSPSVSRLYLQVPEGTEADSWSDDEIWAELERRFETADDWRLERGPITQKSVTPMRSYVHEPMRHGRLFLAGDAAHIVPPTGAKGLNLAIGDVVTFARALTHERRTGSPALLDAYSATCLRRVWQAERFSYDMTTLLHRAPGATPFEDRLQLARLERIAASRAAETDLAEAYTGFPFG, from the coding sequence ATGCGCACCACCGTCGGCATCATCGGAGCGGGCCCCGCCGGCCTCCTCCTCGCGCGCCTGCTCCACAACGCCGGCATCGACTCGGTCGTCCTGGAGAGCCGCGACCGGGCCTACGTCGAGCACCGCCAGCGCGCCGGAATCCTGGAGCAGGGCACGGTGGACGTGCTGCGCGCGGCCGGCGCCGGGGAGCGGATGGACCGCGAGGGCCTGCCGCACGACGGCATAGAGCTGCGCTACGACCGCAAGCGCCACCGCGTCGACTTCACCGCCCTCACCGGCGGCCGCTCGGTGATGGTGTACGCCCAGACCGAGGTCTGCAAGGACCTCATCGCCCTCCAGTCGAAGGAGGGCGGCCCGCTGCTGTTCGAGGCGGAGGCGCTGGCCGTCGAGGGCGCGGACACCGCCGCCCCGCGCGTGCGCTTCCGGCGGGACGGCGTCGAGGACGTCCTCGAATGCGACTACGTCGTCGGCTGCGACGGCTTCTGGGGCGTGGCCCGCAGGGCGATCCCCGAGGAGCTGGTCCGGGTCTTCGAGCGGACGTACCCCTTCGGCTGGCTCGGCATCCTCGCCGACGTCGCCCCCTCCCACGACGAGCTGGTCTACGCCCGCCACGACCGCGGCTTCGCCCTGCTGTCCATGCGCTCCCCGTCGGTCTCCCGCCTCTACCTCCAGGTGCCCGAGGGCACGGAGGCGGACTCGTGGAGCGACGACGAGATCTGGGCCGAGCTGGAGCGCCGCTTCGAGACCGCGGACGACTGGCGCCTCGAACGCGGCCCCATCACCCAGAAGTCCGTCACGCCCATGCGCTCCTACGTCCACGAACCCATGCGGCACGGCCGGCTCTTCCTGGCCGGTGACGCGGCCCACATCGTGCCGCCCACGGGCGCCAAGGGACTGAATCTCGCCATCGGCGATGTCGTCACCTTCGCGCGGGCGCTGACGCACGAGAGGCGGACGGGCTCGCCCGCACTCCTCGACGCCTACTCGGCGACCTGTCTGCGCCGCGTCTGGCAGGCCGAGCGGTTCTCCTACGACATGACGACACTGCTGCACCGTGCCCCGGGCGCCACGCCGTTCGAGGACCGGCTCCAGCTCGCGCGCCTGGAGCGGATCGCGGCGTCGAGGGCGGCGGAGACGGATCTCGCCGAGGCGTACACCGGGTTTCCGTTCGGGTGA
- a CDS encoding DUF4287 domain-containing protein, with the protein MSHVLSEETHRNMLARIPHCTGREVADWLRAVEEGPALFNFEEKVSWLRHEHNLAYGHAKALIHEYDLRRAARKLL; encoded by the coding sequence ATGTCCCACGTCCTCTCCGAGGAGACCCACCGCAACATGCTCGCCCGCATCCCCCACTGCACCGGTCGTGAAGTCGCCGACTGGTTGCGCGCAGTCGAAGAAGGCCCCGCTCTCTTCAACTTCGAGGAGAAGGTCAGCTGGCTCCGCCACGAGCACAACCTCGCGTACGGCCACGCGAAGGCGCTCATCCACGAGTACGACCTGAGGAGGGCCGCGCGCAAACTGCTCTGA
- a CDS encoding ABC transporter permease, protein MFRTALRNVLAHKARLLMTVLAVMLGVAFVSGTLVFADTLSNAFRNQSAKSYDDVAVSVTSHADPDNPKEEPGLSGRTLDKITAVDGVAGAYGRVEGFAGVADPDGKLIGVGWSNKGSNFAPGKDGKDSAYTFTDGSGPVKDDQIALDKDSATKGEYQVGDRVRVATNGPVKEYTLSGVFTTEDGAVNAGGSLVLFDTAVAQKQYLKPGYFESVTVTAAPGADDAKILAAVKPLLPDTADAQTGKALADEQAEQIEQGMGNLKQVLLGFAGIALFVGVFLISNTFTMLVAQRTKEIALMRAVGASRKQITRSVLAEAAVVGLVASVIGFVLGIGLAVGLRSGMAAFEMKIPDGPLVLSATPVIAAIAVGVLITMFAAWLPGRRAAKIPPVAAMNSLHAVATTKSLVLRNSIGAAITALGAAGIVLGASTGGDDGRMYIGAGAFFSLIGVIILIPLLSRPVIALVRPLLVGPFGVAGKLAGQNAVRNPRRTGATASALAIGLTLVTGLSVLGITVGTAIDKMTTDNIKADYMVSMANGGDLDQSALTALEKAKGVSAVSPQQDAYLQAGDDYVSASAVTPGDIQRVLNVDVVSGNVDSLAKGQIAVAEKTAKSKGWKPGDSVSFTFADEKKATLTVGAVYKDSEFLSPVLIDTEVVNEHEAKPYIRQIFVKVDGGQSSANEKVLIDALGDNPAITVMDRQDIRNEFGGAINTLLNIMYGLLAMALIIAVLGVVNTLAMSVFERQQEIGMLRAIGLDRRRVKRMVRLEAVVISVFGAVVGIGLGSFLGWAIGETFADQIPGYALVLPWDRIGIFLVLAGLVGVLAAMWPARNAAKLNMLNAIKAE, encoded by the coding sequence ATGTTCCGCACCGCCCTGCGCAACGTTCTCGCGCACAAGGCCCGGCTCCTGATGACCGTGCTCGCCGTGATGCTCGGCGTCGCGTTCGTCTCCGGCACCCTGGTCTTCGCCGACACCCTCTCCAACGCCTTCCGCAACCAGTCGGCGAAGAGCTACGACGACGTCGCCGTCTCCGTCACCTCGCACGCCGACCCGGACAACCCCAAGGAAGAGCCCGGCCTCTCCGGCAGGACCCTCGACAAGATCACCGCCGTCGACGGCGTCGCCGGCGCGTACGGCCGCGTCGAGGGCTTCGCCGGGGTCGCCGACCCCGACGGGAAGCTGATCGGCGTCGGCTGGTCCAACAAGGGCTCCAACTTCGCCCCCGGCAAGGACGGCAAGGACAGCGCCTACACCTTCACCGACGGCTCCGGCCCGGTGAAGGACGATCAGATCGCCCTGGACAAGGACTCCGCGACCAAGGGCGAGTACCAGGTCGGCGACCGGGTGCGCGTCGCCACCAACGGCCCGGTGAAGGAGTACACCCTCAGCGGTGTCTTCACCACCGAGGACGGCGCCGTGAACGCCGGCGGCAGCCTCGTCCTCTTCGACACCGCGGTCGCCCAGAAGCAGTACCTCAAGCCGGGCTACTTCGAGAGCGTCACCGTCACCGCCGCCCCCGGCGCCGACGACGCGAAGATCCTGGCCGCGGTCAAGCCGCTGCTGCCCGACACCGCCGATGCCCAGACCGGCAAGGCGCTCGCGGACGAGCAGGCCGAGCAGATCGAACAGGGCATGGGCAACCTCAAGCAGGTCCTGCTCGGATTCGCCGGCATCGCGCTGTTCGTCGGCGTCTTCCTGATCTCCAACACCTTCACGATGCTGGTCGCCCAGCGCACGAAGGAGATCGCCCTGATGCGCGCCGTCGGTGCGTCGCGCAAGCAGATCACCCGCTCGGTGCTCGCCGAGGCCGCGGTGGTCGGCCTGGTCGCCTCGGTGATCGGCTTCGTCCTCGGCATCGGCCTCGCGGTCGGTCTGCGCTCCGGCATGGCCGCGTTCGAGATGAAGATCCCGGACGGCCCGCTGGTCCTGTCCGCCACGCCGGTGATCGCCGCGATCGCGGTCGGCGTGCTGATCACGATGTTCGCCGCCTGGCTGCCCGGCCGCCGGGCCGCGAAGATCCCGCCGGTCGCCGCCATGAACAGCCTGCACGCGGTGGCCACCACCAAGTCGCTGGTGCTGCGCAACTCCATCGGCGCGGCCATCACCGCCCTCGGCGCGGCCGGGATCGTGCTGGGCGCCTCGACCGGCGGCGACGACGGCCGGATGTACATCGGGGCGGGGGCGTTCTTCTCGCTGATCGGCGTGATCATCCTGATCCCGCTGCTGTCGCGGCCCGTGATCGCGCTCGTCCGCCCGCTGCTCGTCGGCCCCTTCGGAGTGGCCGGCAAGCTGGCCGGCCAGAACGCGGTCCGCAACCCGCGCCGTACCGGAGCCACCGCCTCGGCGCTGGCGATCGGACTGACGCTGGTGACCGGTCTGTCGGTGCTCGGCATCACGGTCGGCACGGCCATCGACAAGATGACCACGGACAACATCAAGGCCGACTACATGGTCTCGATGGCGAACGGCGGGGACCTCGACCAGTCCGCCCTTACGGCGCTGGAGAAGGCCAAGGGCGTCTCCGCGGTCTCCCCGCAGCAGGACGCCTACCTCCAGGCCGGCGACGACTACGTGTCCGCCTCCGCGGTCACCCCGGGCGACATCCAGCGGGTCCTGAACGTCGACGTCGTCAGCGGCAACGTCGACTCGCTCGCGAAGGGGCAGATCGCGGTCGCCGAGAAGACGGCGAAGAGCAAGGGCTGGAAGCCCGGCGACAGCGTCTCCTTCACCTTCGCCGACGAGAAGAAGGCCACGCTGACGGTCGGCGCGGTCTACAAGGACAGCGAGTTCCTCTCGCCCGTCCTCATCGACACCGAGGTGGTGAACGAGCACGAGGCGAAGCCGTACATCCGGCAGATCTTCGTGAAGGTCGACGGCGGCCAGTCCTCGGCGAACGAGAAGGTCCTCATCGACGCGCTGGGCGACAACCCCGCGATCACCGTCATGGACCGGCAGGACATCCGCAACGAGTTCGGCGGGGCCATCAACACCCTGCTGAACATCATGTACGGCCTGCTGGCGATGGCCCTGATCATCGCGGTGCTGGGTGTCGTCAACACCCTCGCGATGTCGGTGTTCGAGCGGCAGCAGGAGATCGGCATGCTGCGGGCGATCGGTCTCGACCGGCGCCGGGTGAAGCGGATGGTCCGGCTGGAGGCCGTGGTCATCTCGGTGTTCGGCGCGGTGGTCGGCATCGGTCTCGGCTCGTTCCTCGGCTGGGCGATCGGCGAGACCTTCGCCGACCAGATCCCGGGCTACGCGCTGGTCCTGCCCTGGGACCGGATCGGGATCTTCCTGGTGCTGGCCGGTCTGGTGGGCGTCCTGGCCGCGATGTGGCCGGCCCGCAACGCCGCGAAGCTCAACATGCTGAACGCGATCAAGGCCGAGTAG
- a CDS encoding helix-turn-helix transcriptional regulator, giving the protein MDGNLGDFLRSRRGRISPEELGLPSYGRRRVPGLRREEVAQLAGVSVDYYVRLEQGRGPSVSDAVLDAIARVLRLDETEHAYLYTVARPRRRGPRRPEATRVRPGIQALLDSMERTPAFVMGPRMDVLAWNSLAGTVNGYGDTAPEDRNIPRHVFLDPAAHDLYPDWPGIAAQAVAHLRLNAGRRPDDPELNTLVGELCGRSEDFRRMWADHEVQACLAGSKSIDHPLAGLLSLDFETLTVPTEPEQTVVVYTPQRGSDTAERLALLGSWATAGV; this is encoded by the coding sequence ATGGACGGGAACCTGGGAGACTTCCTGCGCTCGCGCCGTGGCCGGATCAGCCCGGAGGAGCTGGGGCTGCCGTCGTACGGGCGGCGCCGCGTTCCGGGACTGCGCCGCGAGGAGGTGGCGCAGCTGGCGGGGGTGAGCGTCGACTACTACGTCCGTCTGGAACAGGGCCGGGGGCCGAGCGTCTCGGATGCCGTTCTGGACGCCATCGCGCGGGTTCTGCGGCTGGACGAGACGGAGCACGCCTATCTGTACACGGTGGCCCGGCCCCGCCGCCGCGGCCCACGCCGGCCGGAGGCGACACGGGTCCGCCCCGGCATCCAGGCGCTGCTGGACAGCATGGAGCGCACACCGGCCTTCGTGATGGGCCCGCGTATGGACGTCCTCGCGTGGAACTCCCTCGCCGGCACGGTGAACGGCTACGGCGACACCGCCCCTGAGGACCGCAACATCCCCCGGCACGTCTTCCTCGACCCGGCCGCCCACGACCTCTACCCAGACTGGCCGGGCATCGCGGCCCAGGCGGTCGCGCATCTGCGACTGAACGCCGGCCGCCGCCCCGACGACCCCGAACTGAACACCCTCGTCGGCGAACTGTGCGGCAGGAGCGAGGACTTCCGCCGCATGTGGGCGGACCACGAGGTCCAGGCCTGCCTGGCCGGCAGCAAGAGCATCGACCATCCGCTCGCGGGCCTGTTGTCCCTCGACTTCGAGACACTGACCGTCCCGACGGAACCGGAGCAGACGGTGGTGGTGTACACACCGCAGCGAGGCTCGGACACGGCCGAGAGGCTTGCGCTGCTGGGGAGTTGGGCCACCGCAGGGGTGTAG
- a CDS encoding acetyl-CoA C-acetyltransferase, giving the protein MPEAVIVSTARSPIGRAFKGSLKDLRPDDLTATIIQAALAKVPELDPRDIDDLHLGCGLPGGEQGNNLGRIVAVQMGMDHLPGCTVTRYCSSSLQTSRMALHAIKAGEGDVFISAGVEMVSSFAKGNSDSLPDTHNPFFAEAEARTAEVAQQEGTTWHDPREDGLVPDAYIAMGQTAENLARSKGVTRQDMDEFGVRSQNLAEEAIKNGFWEREITPVTLPDGTVVAKDDGPRAGVTMEGVQGLKPVFRPDGLVTAANCCPLNDGAAAVVIMSDTKARELGLTPLARIVSTGVSGLSPEIMGLGPVEASNQALRRAGLTIDDIDLVEINEAFAAQVIPSYRDLGIDLDKLNVNGGAIAVGHPFGMTGARITGTLINSLQFHDKQFGLETMCVGGGQGMAMVIERLS; this is encoded by the coding sequence ATGCCCGAAGCCGTGATCGTCTCGACCGCCCGCTCCCCCATCGGCCGCGCCTTCAAGGGCTCCCTGAAGGACCTGCGCCCGGACGACCTCACCGCCACGATCATCCAGGCCGCGCTCGCCAAGGTCCCCGAGTTGGACCCGCGCGACATCGACGACCTGCACCTCGGCTGCGGTCTCCCCGGTGGCGAGCAGGGCAACAACCTCGGCCGTATCGTCGCCGTGCAGATGGGCATGGACCACCTCCCTGGCTGCACCGTCACGCGCTACTGCTCCTCGTCGCTGCAGACCTCCCGCATGGCCCTGCACGCCATCAAGGCCGGCGAGGGCGACGTCTTCATCTCGGCGGGCGTCGAGATGGTCTCCAGCTTCGCCAAGGGCAACTCCGACAGCCTCCCGGACACCCACAACCCGTTCTTCGCCGAGGCCGAGGCCCGCACCGCCGAGGTCGCCCAGCAGGAGGGCACCACCTGGCACGACCCGCGCGAGGACGGCCTCGTGCCGGACGCCTACATCGCGATGGGCCAGACCGCCGAGAACCTGGCCCGGTCCAAGGGCGTCACCCGTCAGGACATGGACGAGTTCGGCGTCCGCTCGCAGAACCTCGCCGAGGAAGCCATCAAGAACGGCTTCTGGGAGCGCGAGATCACCCCGGTGACCCTCCCCGACGGCACCGTCGTCGCCAAGGACGACGGCCCGCGCGCCGGCGTCACCATGGAGGGCGTCCAGGGCCTGAAGCCGGTCTTCCGCCCCGACGGTCTCGTCACCGCCGCCAACTGCTGCCCCCTCAACGACGGCGCCGCCGCGGTCGTGATCATGTCCGACACCAAGGCCCGCGAGCTCGGCCTCACCCCGCTCGCCCGCATCGTCTCCACCGGCGTCTCCGGCCTGTCCCCCGAGATCATGGGTCTCGGCCCGGTCGAGGCGAGCAACCAGGCGCTGCGCCGCGCCGGCCTGACCATCGACGACATCGACCTGGTCGAGATCAACGAGGCGTTCGCCGCCCAGGTGATCCCCTCCTACCGCGACCTGGGCATCGACCTGGACAAGCTGAACGTCAACGGCGGCGCCATCGCCGTCGGCCACCCCTTCGGCATGACCGGCGCCCGCATCACCGGCACGCTCATCAACTCCCTCCAGTTCCACGACAAGCAGTTCGGTCTGGAGACGATGTGCGTCGGCGGCGGCCAGGGCATGGCGATGGTCATCGAGCGCCTGAGCTGA
- a CDS encoding SGNH/GDSL hydrolase family protein yields the protein MTSMSRARVARRIAAGAAYGGGGIGLAGAAAVGLLLAEVRMARRHVGNGTSNHVPNADGRYGHLYATPGEQPLRLTMLGDSTAAGQGVHRAGQTPGALLASGLAAVAERPVVLRNVALPGARSDDLDRQVALILADPALTPDVCVIMIGANDVTNRMPATRSVRHLSSAVRRLRTAGAEVVVGTCPDLGTIEPVQQPLRWLARRASRQLAAAQTIGAVEQGGRTVSLGDLLGPEFEANPRELFGPDNYHPSAEGYATAAMAVLPTVCATLGLWPAEEERPDVTRREGFLPVARAAAEAASEAGTEVTAAMQTGPKGPWALLKRRRRRRVPEPDRAPVTPSS from the coding sequence ATGACGAGCATGTCTAGGGCGAGGGTGGCCCGGCGGATCGCGGCGGGCGCCGCGTACGGCGGAGGCGGCATCGGTCTGGCCGGCGCGGCGGCCGTGGGCCTGCTGCTCGCCGAGGTGCGGATGGCCCGGCGTCACGTGGGCAACGGCACGAGCAACCACGTGCCGAACGCCGACGGCCGCTACGGCCACCTCTACGCGACCCCCGGGGAACAGCCGCTGCGGCTGACGATGCTGGGTGACTCGACGGCGGCGGGCCAGGGCGTGCACCGCGCGGGCCAGACCCCGGGCGCGCTGCTGGCGTCGGGGCTGGCGGCGGTGGCGGAGCGCCCGGTGGTCCTGCGCAATGTGGCCCTGCCGGGCGCCCGCTCGGACGACCTGGACCGGCAGGTGGCCCTGATCCTGGCCGACCCGGCCCTGACCCCGGACGTCTGCGTGATCATGATCGGCGCGAACGACGTCACCAACCGGATGCCCGCGACGCGCTCGGTGCGCCACCTCTCCTCGGCGGTACGGCGGCTGCGCACGGCCGGTGCGGAGGTGGTGGTCGGCACCTGTCCCGACCTGGGCACCATCGAGCCGGTGCAGCAGCCCTTGCGCTGGCTGGCCCGGCGCGCCTCCCGTCAGCTGGCGGCGGCCCAGACGATCGGCGCCGTCGAGCAGGGCGGCCGTACGGTGTCGCTGGGCGATCTGCTCGGCCCGGAGTTCGAGGCGAACCCGCGCGAGCTCTTCGGCCCGGACAACTACCACCCCTCGGCGGAGGGCTACGCCACCGCGGCGATGGCGGTGCTGCCGACGGTCTGCGCCACGCTGGGCCTGTGGCCGGCGGAGGAGGAGCGCCCCGACGTCACCCGCCGCGAGGGCTTCCTGCCGGTGGCCCGGGCAGCGGCCGAGGCGGCCTCGGAGGCTGGCACGGAGGTCACGGCCGCCATGCAGACGGGCCCCAAGGGCCCCTGGGCCCTGCTCAAGCGCCGCCGCCGTCGGCGCGTCCCGGAGCCGGACCGGGCCCCGGTGACACCGTCGTCGTAG
- a CDS encoding cystathionine beta-synthase, translating into MHFHDSMISLVGNTPLVRLNNVTKGIQATVLAKVEYFNPGGSVKDRIALRMIEAAEESGALKPGGTIVEPTSGNTGVGLAIVAQQKGYKCIFVCPDKVSTDKINVLRAYGAEVVVCPTAVDPEHPDSYYNVSDRLVRETPGAWKPDQYSNPNNPLSHYHSTGPELWEQTEGKITHFVAGVGTGGTISGTGRYLKDASDGKVQVVGADPEGSVYSGGSGRPYLVEGVGEDFWPTAYDRTVADEIVAVSDKDSFQMTRRLAKEEGLLVGGSCGMAVVAALEVAERLGPDDVVVVLLPDSGRGYLSKIFNDEWMADYGFLEDEGPNARVADVLNDKEHGAIPSLVHMHPDETVGQAIEVLREYGVSQMPIVKPGAGHPDVMAAEVVGSVVERELLDALFTKRASLDDPLEKHMSAPLPQVGSGEPVGDLMSVLGGADAAIVLVEGKPTGVVSRQDLLAFLAKGGK; encoded by the coding sequence GTGCATTTCCACGACTCGATGATCAGTCTCGTCGGCAACACCCCGCTGGTGAGGCTCAACAACGTGACCAAGGGCATCCAGGCCACCGTCCTGGCCAAGGTCGAGTACTTCAACCCGGGCGGATCCGTGAAGGACCGCATCGCCCTGCGCATGATCGAGGCCGCCGAGGAGAGCGGTGCGCTCAAGCCCGGCGGCACCATCGTCGAGCCGACCAGCGGCAACACCGGCGTCGGCCTCGCGATCGTGGCTCAGCAGAAGGGGTACAAGTGCATCTTCGTGTGTCCCGACAAGGTCAGCACCGACAAGATCAACGTGCTGCGGGCCTACGGGGCCGAGGTCGTGGTCTGCCCGACCGCCGTGGACCCCGAGCACCCGGACTCGTACTACAACGTCTCCGACCGCCTGGTCCGTGAGACGCCGGGCGCCTGGAAGCCGGACCAGTACTCCAACCCCAACAACCCGCTCTCCCACTACCACTCCACCGGCCCCGAGCTGTGGGAGCAGACGGAGGGGAAGATCACCCACTTCGTGGCGGGCGTGGGCACCGGCGGCACCATCTCCGGCACCGGCCGCTATCTGAAGGACGCCAGCGACGGCAAGGTGCAGGTCGTCGGCGCCGACCCCGAGGGCTCGGTGTACTCCGGCGGTTCCGGGCGGCCGTACCTCGTCGAGGGCGTCGGTGAGGACTTCTGGCCGACCGCCTACGACCGGACCGTGGCCGACGAGATCGTCGCCGTGTCCGACAAGGACTCCTTCCAGATGACCCGGCGCCTGGCCAAGGAGGAGGGCCTGCTGGTCGGCGGCTCCTGCGGCATGGCCGTCGTGGCCGCCCTGGAGGTCGCCGAGCGGCTCGGCCCGGACGACGTCGTGGTCGTGCTGCTGCCCGACAGCGGCCGCGGCTACCTCAGCAAGATCTTCAACGACGAGTGGATGGCCGACTACGGCTTCCTGGAGGACGAGGGCCCGAACGCGCGCGTCGCCGACGTCCTCAACGACAAGGAGCACGGCGCCATCCCCTCCCTCGTCCACATGCACCCGGACGAGACGGTCGGTCAGGCCATCGAGGTGCTGCGCGAGTACGGCGTCTCGCAGATGCCGATCGTGAAGCCGGGCGCCGGTCACCCGGACGTCATGGCGGCCGAGGTCGTCGGGTCGGTCGTCGAACGGGAGCTGCTGGACGCCCTGTTCACCAAGCGGGCCTCCCTCGACGACCCGCTGGAGAAGCACATGTCGGCGCCGCTGCCGCAGGTCGGCTCCGGCGAGCCGGTCGGCGACCTGATGTCGGTGCTGGGCGGCGCGGACGCGGCGATCGTGCTGGTCGAGGGCAAGCCGACCGGTGTGGTCAGCCGGCAGGACCTGCTGGCGTTCCTGGCCAAGGGCGGGAAGTAG
- a CDS encoding Bax inhibitor-1/YccA family protein, translating into MRSSNPVFSRRGFSRDNGYAGFNTAPQAGGAAVGTQGNPYAQPQAGNPYAQNPYAQQAPYGAPPQAPATTGRMTMDDVLMRTGTTLGILIVTAALAWALLPVDDANISRSYGIAIVAGLVGMVLALVQSFKRKASPALILSYAALEGVFLGVVSSVVDNRIASGAAMQAVLGTLAVFAAVLVAYKAGWIRVNRRFVGFVMAAALGFIALMAINLLFAVFGGGDGLGFRSGPLGILFGVIGILLGACFLALDFKQVEDGIAYGAPREEAWMAAFGLTMTLVWIYMEFLRLISILNSSD; encoded by the coding sequence ATGAGGAGCAGCAACCCGGTCTTCTCGCGACGGGGGTTCAGCCGCGACAACGGCTACGCGGGCTTCAACACCGCGCCGCAGGCCGGGGGCGCCGCTGTCGGCACGCAGGGCAACCCTTACGCCCAGCCGCAGGCCGGCAACCCGTACGCGCAGAACCCGTACGCCCAGCAGGCCCCGTACGGCGCACCGCCGCAGGCCCCGGCCACCACCGGTCGCATGACGATGGACGACGTCCTCATGCGCACCGGCACCACGCTCGGCATCCTGATCGTCACCGCCGCGCTCGCCTGGGCGCTGCTGCCGGTCGACGACGCCAACATCAGCCGGTCCTACGGCATCGCGATCGTCGCCGGTCTGGTCGGCATGGTCCTGGCGCTCGTCCAGTCCTTCAAGCGCAAGGCGTCGCCCGCGCTGATCCTGTCGTACGCCGCGCTCGAGGGTGTGTTCCTCGGTGTGGTCTCCAGCGTCGTCGACAACCGCATCGCCAGCGGTGCGGCCATGCAGGCCGTGCTCGGCACGCTCGCGGTCTTCGCCGCGGTGCTGGTGGCCTACAAGGCGGGCTGGATCCGCGTCAACCGACGGTTCGTCGGCTTCGTGATGGCGGCCGCGCTCGGCTTCATCGCCCTGATGGCGATCAACCTGCTGTTCGCGGTCTTCGGCGGCGGTGACGGCCTCGGCTTCCGCAGCGGCCCGCTCGGCATCCTGTTCGGCGTCATCGGCATCCTGCTCGGCGCCTGCTTCCTCGCCCTGGACTTCAAGCAGGTCGAGGACGGCATCGCCTACGGCGCGCCGCGCGAAGAGGCCTGGATGGCGGCCTTCGGCCTCACCATGACGCTGGTGTGGATCTACATGGAGTTCCTGAGGCTCATCTCGATCCTCAACAGCAGCGACTGA
- a CDS encoding ABC transporter ATP-binding protein produces MTTAPIADRATTVAARATDLSKIYGQGETQVVALDRVSVDFRQAEFTAIMGPSGSGKSTLMHCVAGLDTFSSGSVRIGDTELGTLKDKQLTKLRRDKIGFIFQAFNLLPTLTALENITLPMDIAGRKPDQQWVDSVIRMIGLSDRLKHRPAQLSGGQQQRVAVARALASRPEIIFGDEPTGNLDSRSGAEVLGFLRNSVRELGQTVVMVTHDPVAAAYADRVVFLADGRIVDEMYRPTADNVLDFMKQFDAKGRTS; encoded by the coding sequence GTGACCACCGCACCCATCGCCGACCGGGCCACGACCGTGGCCGCGCGGGCCACGGATCTGTCGAAGATCTACGGACAGGGCGAGACCCAGGTGGTCGCCCTGGACCGGGTCTCCGTCGACTTCCGGCAGGCCGAGTTCACCGCGATCATGGGCCCGTCCGGCTCCGGCAAGTCCACGCTGATGCACTGCGTCGCCGGTCTGGACACCTTCTCCTCCGGTTCCGTGCGCATCGGCGACACCGAACTCGGCACCCTGAAGGACAAGCAGCTCACCAAGTTGCGCCGGGACAAGATCGGTTTCATCTTCCAGGCGTTCAACCTGCTGCCGACGCTGACCGCGCTGGAGAACATCACCCTCCCGATGGACATCGCGGGCCGCAAGCCGGACCAGCAGTGGGTGGACTCGGTGATCCGGATGATCGGTCTCTCCGACCGGCTCAAGCACCGCCCCGCCCAGCTCTCCGGCGGCCAGCAGCAGCGCGTCGCGGTGGCCCGCGCCCTCGCCTCCCGCCCCGAGATCATCTTCGGCGACGAGCCGACCGGAAACCTCGACTCGCGCTCCGGCGCCGAGGTGCTGGGCTTCCTTCGCAACTCTGTACGCGAGTTGGGGCAGACGGTCGTGATGGTGACCCATGACCCGGTGGCCGCCGCGTACGCGGACCGCGTGGTGTTCCTGGCCGACGGACGCATCGTCGACGAGATGTACCGGCCGACCGCGGACAACGTGCTCGACTTCATGAAGCAGTTCGACGCGAAGGGCCGCACCAGCTGA